In Aspergillus nidulans FGSC A4 chromosome IV, a single window of DNA contains:
- the xlnR gene encoding protein xlnR (transcript_id=CADANIAT00000725), with product MSQSQSQTIGLDTLAEGSQYVLEQLQLSREGGNSENNSTFKPSSVRDSLAEARSMIRKNSSSAPVRRRISRACDQCNQLRTKCDGQNPCAHCIEFGLTCEYARERKKRGKASKKDIAAAAAAAGHQGGMGNRSPTDRRLSQEPGGRYDSVLEASRVQSHLPANGLSSIHNTQAAHSQPPLGSALDALHLNHFTQLNESGRSQMPVSDLRSLQILHNNPRSPSALPHGLNAYNDNTFSLLNSQEPNTTSLNHFRLGNSTDNPSAQFLGLSPPAQSPGWLPLPSPSPANFPSFPMAPFSGTSLRYPVLQPVLPHIASIIPQSLACDLLDLYFTSSSSSHLSPQSPYVVGYIFRKQSFLHPTKPRVCSPGLLASMLWVGAQTSDAPFLTSPPSARGRVCQKLLELTIGLLRPLIHGPALGEASPNYAANMVINGVALGGFGVSMDQLGAQSTATGAVDDVATYVHLATVVSASEYKAASMRWWTAAWSLARELKLGRELPPNASQPGQDGERENEGDNPSKRNQSLHGGNSNVNVTEEEREERRRLWWLLYATDRHLALCYNRPLTLLDKECSQLLQPMNDDLWQAGDFPAATYRAVGPPIECTGHSMFGYFLPLMTILGGIIDLQQAREHPRYGLTFRSGPDLDQYIMAITQQLDAYGQSLKDFEARYINSLALAENEPPENPHIDHLSPSGRSSSTVGSRVNESIVHTKMVVAYGTHIMHVLYVLLAGKWDPINLLEDHDMWISSESFLAAMSHAVGAAEAAADILEYDPDLSFMPFFFGIYLLQGSFLLLLAADKLQGDANPSVVRACETIVRAHEACVVTLNTEYQRTFRKVMRSALAQVRGRVPDDFGEQQQRRREVLSLYRWTGDGTGLALS from the exons ATGTCGCAATCCCAGTCTCAGACGATCGGGCTTGACACCCTCGCCGAGGGCTCGCAATATGTGCTAGAGCAGCTGCAGTTATCGCGAGAGGGCGGCAACTCTGAGAACAACTCTACTTTCAAGCCATCCTCCGTCCGCGACTCTTTAGCTGAAGCCCGTTCCATGATCCGCAAGAACTCTTCGTCAGCGCCTGTCCGCCGGAGAATCAGTCGGGCTTGTGACCAATGTAACCAACTCCGGACAAAGTGCGACGGGCAGAATCCGTGCGCGCATTGTATAG AATTCGGTTTAACATGCGAATACGCTCGGGAGCGGAAGAAACGGGgcaaggcttcaaaaaaagatattgctgctgctgctgccgctgcaggaCATCAGGGAGGCATGGGTAACCGATCACCTACAGATAGACGCCTGTCGCAGGAGCCAGGCGGCCGGTACGATTCCGTTCTTGAGGCATCGCGCGTTCAATCACATCTACCTGCGAACGGTTTGTCTAGTATTCACAACACTCAAGCGGCGCACTCGCAGCCGCCGCTGGGGTCGGCCCTTGATGCTCTACATTTGAACCATTTTACTCAGCTGAACGAGTCGGGCCGCTCCCAGATGCCCGTGTCAGACCTTCGATCactccaaatcctccacaACAACCCTCGCTCTCCATCCGCTCTTCCGCACGGCCTAAACGCCTATAATGATAACACATTCTCGTTGCTGAACTCGCAAGAGCCGAATACGACTTCACTCAATCACTTCCGACTCGGAAACTCCACGGATAACCCGTCGGCTCAGTTTTTAGGCCTCTCACCTCCCGCTCAATCCCCAGGATGGCTTCCGCTGCCATCACCGTCGCCCGCAAACTTCCCTTCATTTCCCATGGCTCCGTTCTCTGGAACCAGTCTACGTTACCCCGTCCTTCAGCCGGTTCTTCCACATATCGCCTCAATAATTCCTCAGTCTCTCGCTTGCgaccttcttgacctttATTTTacgagctcctcctcttcacacCTATCACCCCAGTCTCCGTACGTTGTTGGTTATATCTTTCGCAAACAGTCGTTCCTCCACCCAACAAAGCCGCGCGTGTGCTCGCCTGGGCTATTAGCGAGTATGCTCTGGGTAGGCGCACAAACAAGCGATGCGCCGTTCCTGACGTCTCCGCCCTCAGCGCGCGGTCGGGTATGTCAGAAGCTACTAGAATTGACGATAGGGCTGCTGCGCCCGCTCATTCACGGACCGGCGCTCGGAGAAGCCTCGCCAAATTATGCCGCAAATATGGTAATAAACGGCGTCGCGCTCGGTGGTTTTGGTGTCTCGATGGACCAACTAGGAGCCCAAAGTACTGCGACAGGAGCTGTGGATGATGTCGCCACGTACGTCCATCTCGCTACGGTAGTATCTGCCAGTGAATACAAAGCCGCAAGTATGCGCTGGTGGACGGCCGCCTGGTCTCTCGCCCGAGAGCTGAAACTTGGCCGCGAGCTGCCCCCCAACGCATCGCAACCGGGTCAGGACGGCGAGCGAGAAAACGAGGGCGACAATCCATCAAAGCGAAACCAGTCATTGCACGGCGGAAACTCTAATGTCAACGtcacagaagaagaacgagaggAGCGCCGGCGTCTGTGGTGGCTACTGTACGCTACCGATCGCCATCTGGCTTTATGCTATAATAGGCCGCTTACTCTGTTGGATAAAGAGTGTTCGCAGCTACTGCAGCCCATGAATGATGATTTATGGCAGGCAGGAGATTTTCCAGCTGCGACCTACCGCGCTGTCGGCCCGCCCATTGAATGCACAGGCCACAGCATGTTCGGCTACTTCCTGCCATTGATGACGATACTTGGGGGAATTATCGATCTCCAACAAGCGCGAGAACATCCACGGTACGGACTTACCTTCCGCAGCGGCCCCGATCTAGATCAGTACATCATGGCCATAACCCAGCAACTTGACGCCTACGGGCAGAGCCTAAAAGACTTCGAAGCACGATATATAAATAGCCTCGCCCTAGCAGAGAATGAACCGCCCGAGAACCCGCACATTGATCACCTCAGCCCATCCGGCCGGTCCAGCAGTACGGTTGGCTCGCGCGTCAACGAGTCAATCGTCCATACTAAGATGGTAGTCGCCTACGGCACCCACATCATGCACGTCTTGTATGTTCTCCTAGCGGGTAAATGGGACCCCATCAACCTCCTTGAGGACCATGATATGTGGATCTCTTCCGAGTCATTCCTCGCGGCCATGAGCCACGCTGTCGGCGCCGCAGAGGCAGCAGCCGATATTCTCGAGTACGATCCGGATTTGAGCTTCATGCCGTTCTTTTTCGGCATTTACCTGCTCCAGGGAAGTTTTCTACTCTTGCTTGCTGCAGATAAGCTACAGGGGGATGCGAATCCGAGCGTCGTCCGCGCTTGTGAGACTATCGTGCGCGCACATGAGGCTTGTGTCGTTACGCTGAATACAGAGTATCAG CGAACATTCCGCAAAGTGATGCGCTCCGCTCTTGCCCAGGTTCGGGGACGCGTTCCAGATGATTTTggtgagcagcagcagcgccggcGGGAAGTGCTGTCTCTTTACCGCTGGACCGGTGATGGGACGGGGCTCGCGCTCTCTTGA
- a CDS encoding putative pyruvate formate lyase activating enzyme (transcript_id=CADANIAT00000726) — protein MALLKNLTSYIRPLASCSTTTPRFLPLTIRRGLGIPPQYLLDDYTPRYALLTSTDAAKKRSLAYTHLSNCNLCPRKCGVNRFETTGHCLIGAETAKVNVIAPHRGEEPCIQGFHGSGSVFFSGCNLRCVFCQNHDIAHKRNGFDLTPEELAEWYMKLQDMGHVHNINLVTPEHVVPQVVLSILAARDMGLRIPIVYNTSSFDSLESLELLDGLVDIYLPDFKVWKSETSKRLLKADDYAETARESIKAMHEQVGDLSFTSDGIAKKGVLLRHLVMPGKEDEGREIMRWLAENVSKDLYVHIMEQYRPDAHVGKKRRVSRKRGTGDGEEEVEEVRYAEINRAVKDKELGSVKEAAVEAGLWRFCEANEKSLFHL, from the coding sequence ATGGCTCTACTTAAGAATCTCACGAGTTATATTCGCCCTTTGGCAAGCTGTTCTACCACGACCCCCAGATTTCTCCCCCTCACCATCCGCCGCGGCCTCGGTATTCCACCCCAATACCTTCTTGACGACTACACCCCGCGCTACGCCCTCCTCACGTCTACCGACGCTGCCAAAAAGCGCAGCCTAGCCTACACCCATCTCTCGAATTGCAATCTCTGCCCGCGCAAATGTGGCGTGAACCGCTTCGAAACAACTGGCCACTGCCTGATCGGCGCCGAAACGGCAAAAGTGAACGTGATTGCGCCTCATCGTGGCGAAGAACCTTGCATCCAGGGCTTTcacggcagcggcagcgtcTTTTTCTCGGGGTGTAATCTGCGGTGCGTTTTCTGCCAGAACCACGATATTGCGCATAAACGTAACGGCTTCGATCTCACCCCCGAGGAGTTAGCGGAATGGTACATGAAACTACAGGATATGGGACACGTGCACAACATTAACCTCGTCACACCAGAGCATGTGGTCCCCCAGGTTGTGTTGTCTATTCTAGCGGCGCGGGATATGGGCCTGCGGATCCCGATTGTGTATAATACGTCTTCGTTTGATAGCCTCGAGTCTTTGGAACTGTTGGATGGACTGGTTGATATCTACTTACCGGATTTCAAGGTGTGGAAGTCGGAAACGTCGAAGAGGCTGCTGAAGGCGGATGACTATGCAGAGACGGCAAGAGAGAGTATCAAGGCTATGCATGAGCAGGTGGGGGATTTGTCATTTACGAGCGATGGGATTGCGAAGAAGGGTGTGCTGCTGAGGCACCTTGTGATGCCCgggaaggaagatgagggcAGGGAGATCATGCGGTGGCTGGCAGAGAATGTGAGTAAGGATCTGTATGTGCATATTATGGAGCAGTATCGGCCCGATGCGCAtgttgggaagaagaggagagtttCGAGGAAAAGGGGAACTGGTGacggggaggaggaggttgaagaggttAGGTATGCCGAGATTAATCGGGCTGTTAAAGATAAGGAGTTGGGGAGTGTCAAAGAGGCAGCGGTGGAGGCTGGGCTTTGGAGGTTTTGTGAGGCTAATGAGAAGAGTTTGTTCCATCTATGA